A region of Pongo pygmaeus isolate AG05252 chromosome 15, NHGRI_mPonPyg2-v2.0_pri, whole genome shotgun sequence DNA encodes the following proteins:
- the LOC129012938 gene encoding LOW QUALITY PROTEIN: olfactory receptor 10G2-like (The sequence of the model RefSeq protein was modified relative to this genomic sequence to represent the inferred CDS: substituted 1 base at 1 genomic stop codon) has translation MGKNKNTSLDTVVTDFILLGLSHPPNLRSLLFLVFFVIYILTQLGNLLILLTVWADPKLRAHPMYILLGVLSFLDVWLSSVIVPXIILNFTPANKAIPFGGCVAQLFFFHFLGSTQCFLYTLMAYDRYLAICQPLRYPVLMNGRLCTVLVAGAWVACSIHGSIQATLTFRLPYCGPNQVDYFICDIPEVLRLACADTAVNQLVTFVDIEVVAASCFMLILLSYANIVHAILKMRTTDGRRRAFSTCGSHLTVVTVYYVPCIFIYLRPGSKSPLDGAVAVFFTVVTPLLNPLIYILRNQEVKSALKRITAGRRAVNENK, from the coding sequence ATGGGAAAGAACAAAAACACATCGCTGGACACCGTGGTGACAGATTTCATTCTTCTGGGCTTGTCTCACCCCCCGAATCTAAGAAGCCTCCTCTTCCTGGTCTTCTTCGTCATTTACATCCTCACTCAGCTGGGGAACCTGCTCATTCTGCTCACCGTGTGGGCTGACCCGAAGCTCCGTGCTCACCCCATGTACATTCTTCTGGGAGTGCTCTCATTCCTGGACGTGTGGCTCTCCTCAGTCATCGTTCcttgaattattttaaacttcACTCCTGCCAACAAGGCTATCCCATTTGGTGGCTGTGTGGCTCAACTGTTTTTCTTTCACTTCCTGGGCAGCACCCAGTGCTTCCTCTACACCCTGATGGCCTATGACAGGTACCTGGCAATATGTCAGCCCCTGCGCTACCCAGTGCTCATGAATGGGAGGTTATGCACAGTCCTTGTGGCAGGAGCTTGGGTCGCCTGCTCCATTCATGGGTCTATCCAGGCCACCCTGACCTTCCGCCTGCCCTACTGTGGGCCCAATCAGGTGGATTACTTTATCTGTGACATCCCTGAAGTATTGAGACTGGCCTGTGCTGACACAGCTGTCAATCAGCTTGTGACCTTTGTGGACATCGAGGTAGTGGCTGCCAGTTGCTTCATGTTAATTCTGCTCTCCTATGCCAACATAGTCCATGCCATCCTGAAGATGCGCACCACTGATGGGAGGCGCCGGGCCTTCTCCACCTGTGGCTCCCACCTAACTGTAGTCACAGTCTACTATGTCCCCTGTATTTTCATCTACCTCAGGCCGGGCTCCAAGAGTCCCCTGGATGGGGCAGTGGCTGTGTTTTTCACTGTTGTCACTCCATTACTGAACCCCCTCATCTACATACTGAGGAACCAGGAAGTGAAGTCTGCCCTGAAGAGGATAACAGCAGGTCGAAGGGCTGTGAATGAAAATAAGTAA